A portion of the Oncorhynchus nerka isolate Pitt River linkage group LG27, Oner_Uvic_2.0, whole genome shotgun sequence genome contains these proteins:
- the LOC115112103 gene encoding adhesion G-protein coupled receptor G5-like isoform X3, with amino-acid sequence MQIDHLNGNANGIFEVTSDSDHVANTTVKVHLPKELLKTNENNTIIFCMITSPEKYGQLGILDGRIVGLAVSKKTVLGLQDKVNFSMPLQRPTLESQADKQPSCQFFNFSTNQFYQDGCTTEWKRDEGRVVCSCDHLTYFAVLMVSPSISESDREILSYITLIGCSLSLFFLVVTIVLYATQRGTGTDISLKVHINLSVALILLNLHFLPSQQVAALSSSGPCIYVAVLLHYSLLATFTWTAIEGFHLYLLLVRVFNIYVRRYLLKLSLVGWGFPAVIVIVIAIIDKDTYSRVTLQPSKTNGTAVEMCYLSNDVMKLVTTVGLFALVFVFNLGMLAVTMRRLKSLRTEQTSREKGRARRDTCTVLGITCLLGITWGIIFFSFGQLTTPGLYLFCVLNSLQGFFIFLWFCVFKWKTEDSQPGSDTHYTNSRSA; translated from the exons ATGCAAATAGATCATTTGAATGGAAATGCAAATGGAATATTTGAG GTAACATCAGACAGTGACCATGTGGCCAACACTACCGTCAAGGTCCACCTGCCCAAAGAGCTCTTGAAAACCAACGAGAACAATACTATTATCTTCTGCATGATTACCTCACCAGAAAAATATGGG CAATTGGGGATTCTTGATGGCCGAATAGTAGGTCTGGCTGTAAGCAAGAAGACAGTGTTAGGTCTGCAGGACAAGGTCAACTTCTCCATGCCTCTACAGCGCCCCACGCTGGAAAGTCAG GCTGACAAACAACCATCTTGTCAATTCTTTAATTTTTCAACCAATC AGTTCTACCAGGATGGCTGCACCACCGAGTGGAAGAGAGACGAGGGCCGTGTGGTCTGCTCATGTGACCACCTCACATACTTTGCTGTGCTGATG gtgtctccctccatctctgaaAGCGATCGGGAGATCCTAAGCTACATCACTCTGATTGgctgcagtctgtctctgttCTTCCTGGTGGTCACAATCGTTCTGTACGCCACTCAAAG AGGTACAGGCACAGACATCTCCCTGAAGGTGCATATCAACCTGTCTGTGGCCCTGATCCTCCTCAACCTGCACTTCCTGCCCAGCCAGCAGGTAGCAGCATTATCCTCCTCTGGGCCATGTATCTATGTTGCTGTCCTTCTGCATTACTCTCTACTGGCCACCTTCACATGGACAGCAATCGAAGGCTTCCACCTTTACCTGTTGCTGGTCCGTGTCTTCAACATCTATGTCAGGAGATACCTGCTCAAACTGAGCCTGGTAGGATGGG GATTCCCTGCGGTCATTGTCATCGTGATTGCTATCATTGACAAAGACACATACAGCCGTGTGACTCTTCAACCCTCTAAGACCAATGGCACAGCTGTGGAGAT GTGTTACCTCTCTAATGATGTGATGAAGCTGGTGACCACGGTGGGTCTGTTTGCCCTGGTGTTTGTGTTTAACCTCGGTATGCTGGCTGTGACTATGAGGCGCCTCAAGTCTCTGCGCACTGAACAGACGTCAAGGGAGAAGGGTAGGGCCAGGAGGGACACCTGCACGGTGCTGGGCATCACCTGTCTGCTGGGCATCACCTGGGGCATCATCTTCTTCTCCTTCGGCCAGCTTACCACGCCTGGCCTCTACCTTTTCTGTGTCCTCAACTCTCTACAAG GTTTTTTCATCTTCCTCTGGTTTTGTGTGTTCAAATGGAAGACTGAGGACAGCCAACCTGGCAGTGACACTCACTATACCAATTCCAGATCTGCCTGA
- the LOC115112101 gene encoding adhesion G-protein coupled receptor G1 isoform X3, which produces MGWEFTLSNDVIISTKHTVVSQTICSPHKDIKSTMFPMRLLLLISGTLAMNCSNSDDTFYLNTTTGEISMTINLPNKTITINDKAEEDLECFWFIESYVECTSMNLTSINLTECQTVQISVVENSTSKLIFNISSSMCEVTKCTGTAITALMREIQDHPSEGPKDLKRVLNMRNMCADLFKNDWTMRMMFIGVERGLIHNMMNISITGEPVYYDLRDLALTVFNLTNLTSADDKMVKIKAPELLPENNSYIPEAWIPIDALQNIPEENRIVGMVTYKSPNQFLVKEELVRTMAIRIEVDGGRQLENLITPLKMKFKLLDPIIPVNYSLSCQYFNEYGNISLPDTVFWKTDGCVTKINDSVVECLCNHATPFAVLLIADLSIDGVHWQVLSYISYIGCGLSAFFTAISFLTYVITTNSRADNANSIHVSLSGALFLLNTSFLLNEWGASLGIRGVCVFIAAAIHYSLLSCFTWMAIEAVHLYLLLVKVFNTYYRHYMAKLSAIGWGLPGIVVGVSLAVKDIKPLYGPTEMTMADTNQTNTMALSPPQLLDHGHPLLLQYEPGLLHHHLCP; this is translated from the exons ATGGGATGGGAGTTTACTCTGTCCAATGATGTGATTATCTCTACAAAGCACACCGTGGTTTCACAGACCATTTGCTCACCCCACAAGGACATCAAAT CCACAATGTTTCCTATGCGTCTACTTCTACTGATATCTGGAACACTGGCTATGAATTGCTCAAATTCAG ATGATACCTTTTATTTAAACACCACAACTGGGGAGATTTCAATGACAATAAACCTGCCAAACAAGACTATCACCATCAACGATAAAGCCGAGGAGGATCTGGAATGCTTTTGGTTCATTGAAAGCTATGTTGAGTGCACCTCAATGAACTTGACCTCTATTAACCTCACTGAGTGTCAGACGGTGCAGATTTCTGTCGTCGAGAACTCAACCAGCAAGTTGATCTTCAACATAT CTTCCTCCATGTGTGAGGTCACCAAGTGTACTGGGACAGCAATCACTGCCCTGATGAGAGAGATACAAGACCATCCCAGTGAGGGTCCAAAGGATCTTAAAAGGGTCCTGAACATGCGAAATATGTGTGCAGACCTGTTCAAAAATGATTGGACCATGAGGATGATGTTTATTGG GGTTGAACGGGGCCTGATACACAACATGATGAACATCTCAATCACCGGAGAGCCTGTGTACTACGACCTCAGGGATCTGGCTCTGACTGTGTTTAACCTGACCAACCTAACCAGTGCGGATGACAAGATGGTGAAAATAAAAGCCCCAGAG CTCCTCCCTGAGAACAACTCTTACATTCCGGAAGCATGGATCCCTATTGATGCACTCCAGAACATCCCGGAGGAAAATAGGATAGTGGGCATGGTCACCTATAAATCACCCAATCAGTTCTTG GTTAAAGAGGAACTCGTGAGAACCATGGCCATACGGATCGAGGTGGATGGCGGCAGACAACTTGAGAACTTGATCACTCCACTCAAGATGAAGTTCAAATTGCTTGACCCTATAATACCA GTGAATTACAGCCTGTCGTGTCAATATTTCAATGAATATG GGAACATAAGCCTCCCAGACACTGTCTTTTGGAAAACGGATGGATGCGTTACTAAGATCAATGACAGCGTGGTGGAGTGCCTCTGTAACCACGCTACGCCGTTTGCCGTGCTGCTG ATCGCCGACCTCTCTATTGACGGTGTGCACTGGCAGGTCTTGTCTTACATCAGCTACATTGGCTGTGGCTTGTCGGCCTTCTTCACCGCCATATCCTTCCTCACCTACGTCATCACCAC GAACTCCAGGGCGGACAACGCCAACAGCATCCACGTGTCACTGAGCGGGGCTTTGTTCCTGCTCAACACCTCTTTCCTGCTCAACGAGTGGGGGGCCAGCCTGGGCATCAGGGGCGTGTGTGTCTTCATTGCGGCGGCCATTCACTACAGCCTCCTCAGCTGTTTCACCTGGATGGCCATTGAAGCTGTCCACCTGTATCTCCTCCTGGTCAAGGTGTTCAACACCTACTACCGACACTATATGGCCAAGCTGTCTGCCATTGGCTGGG GACTCCCTGGTATCGTTGTGGGAGTTTCATTGGCGGTCAAGGATATCAAACCGCTATATGGACCTACAGAAATGACTATGGCAGACACTAACCAGACAAATACAAT
- the LOC115112103 gene encoding adhesion G-protein coupled receptor G5-like isoform X1: MKSRLFYIMVLLAGRLAMNEGNEYSCSNDTQVLSYVPSVVDVDGARCWMEVVNEQFKTENLSTIIKSVEKLEMCLENTALNETTSIIVERLVAHIFRADGHFTGLNISASQERVTSDSDHVANTTVKVHLPKELLKTNENNTIIFCMITSPEKYGQLGILDGRIVGLAVSKKTVLGLQDKVNFSMPLQRPTLESQADKQPSCQFFNFSTNQFYQDGCTTEWKRDEGRVVCSCDHLTYFAVLMVSPSISESDREILSYITLIGCSLSLFFLVVTIVLYATQRGTGTDISLKVHINLSVALILLNLHFLPSQQVAALSSSGPCIYVAVLLHYSLLATFTWTAIEGFHLYLLLVRVFNIYVRRYLLKLSLVGWGFPAVIVIVIAIIDKDTYSRVTLQPSKTNGTAVEMCYLSNDVMKLVTTVGLFALVFVFNLGMLAVTMRRLKSLRTEQTSREKGRARRDTCTVLGITCLLGITWGIIFFSFGQLTTPGLYLFCVLNSLQGFFIFLWFCVFKWKTEDSQPGSDTHYTNSRSA, from the exons ATGAAGTCCAGGTTGTTTTACATCATGGTTCTGCTCGCAGGACGTCTCGCTATGAACGAAGGAAACGAATATTCGTGCTCCAACGACACTCAAG TTCTGTCTTACGTTCCGTCTGTAGTCGATGTGGATGGTGCAAGATGCTGGATGGAAGTTGTCAATGAGCAGTTTAAGACGGAGAACCTCAGCACTATTATTAA ATCTGTGGAGAAACTAGAAATGTGTCTTGAAAACACAGCTTTGAATGAGACAACTTCAATCATTGTTGAGAGGCTTGTGGCTCACATATTCAGGGCCGACGGCCACTTTACAGGGCTTAATATATCTGCCAGCCAAGAACGG GTAACATCAGACAGTGACCATGTGGCCAACACTACCGTCAAGGTCCACCTGCCCAAAGAGCTCTTGAAAACCAACGAGAACAATACTATTATCTTCTGCATGATTACCTCACCAGAAAAATATGGG CAATTGGGGATTCTTGATGGCCGAATAGTAGGTCTGGCTGTAAGCAAGAAGACAGTGTTAGGTCTGCAGGACAAGGTCAACTTCTCCATGCCTCTACAGCGCCCCACGCTGGAAAGTCAG GCTGACAAACAACCATCTTGTCAATTCTTTAATTTTTCAACCAATC AGTTCTACCAGGATGGCTGCACCACCGAGTGGAAGAGAGACGAGGGCCGTGTGGTCTGCTCATGTGACCACCTCACATACTTTGCTGTGCTGATG gtgtctccctccatctctgaaAGCGATCGGGAGATCCTAAGCTACATCACTCTGATTGgctgcagtctgtctctgttCTTCCTGGTGGTCACAATCGTTCTGTACGCCACTCAAAG AGGTACAGGCACAGACATCTCCCTGAAGGTGCATATCAACCTGTCTGTGGCCCTGATCCTCCTCAACCTGCACTTCCTGCCCAGCCAGCAGGTAGCAGCATTATCCTCCTCTGGGCCATGTATCTATGTTGCTGTCCTTCTGCATTACTCTCTACTGGCCACCTTCACATGGACAGCAATCGAAGGCTTCCACCTTTACCTGTTGCTGGTCCGTGTCTTCAACATCTATGTCAGGAGATACCTGCTCAAACTGAGCCTGGTAGGATGGG GATTCCCTGCGGTCATTGTCATCGTGATTGCTATCATTGACAAAGACACATACAGCCGTGTGACTCTTCAACCCTCTAAGACCAATGGCACAGCTGTGGAGAT GTGTTACCTCTCTAATGATGTGATGAAGCTGGTGACCACGGTGGGTCTGTTTGCCCTGGTGTTTGTGTTTAACCTCGGTATGCTGGCTGTGACTATGAGGCGCCTCAAGTCTCTGCGCACTGAACAGACGTCAAGGGAGAAGGGTAGGGCCAGGAGGGACACCTGCACGGTGCTGGGCATCACCTGTCTGCTGGGCATCACCTGGGGCATCATCTTCTTCTCCTTCGGCCAGCTTACCACGCCTGGCCTCTACCTTTTCTGTGTCCTCAACTCTCTACAAG GTTTTTTCATCTTCCTCTGGTTTTGTGTGTTCAAATGGAAGACTGAGGACAGCCAACCTGGCAGTGACACTCACTATACCAATTCCAGATCTGCCTGA
- the LOC115112103 gene encoding adhesion G-protein coupled receptor G5-like isoform X2, with amino-acid sequence MNEGNEYSCSNDTQVLSYVPSVVDVDGARCWMEVVNEQFKTENLSTIIKSVEKLEMCLENTALNETTSIIVERLVAHIFRADGHFTGLNISASQERVTSDSDHVANTTVKVHLPKELLKTNENNTIIFCMITSPEKYGQLGILDGRIVGLAVSKKTVLGLQDKVNFSMPLQRPTLESQADKQPSCQFFNFSTNQFYQDGCTTEWKRDEGRVVCSCDHLTYFAVLMVSPSISESDREILSYITLIGCSLSLFFLVVTIVLYATQRGTGTDISLKVHINLSVALILLNLHFLPSQQVAALSSSGPCIYVAVLLHYSLLATFTWTAIEGFHLYLLLVRVFNIYVRRYLLKLSLVGWGFPAVIVIVIAIIDKDTYSRVTLQPSKTNGTAVEMCYLSNDVMKLVTTVGLFALVFVFNLGMLAVTMRRLKSLRTEQTSREKGRARRDTCTVLGITCLLGITWGIIFFSFGQLTTPGLYLFCVLNSLQGFFIFLWFCVFKWKTEDSQPGSDTHYTNSRSA; translated from the exons ATGAACGAAGGAAACGAATATTCGTGCTCCAACGACACTCAAG TTCTGTCTTACGTTCCGTCTGTAGTCGATGTGGATGGTGCAAGATGCTGGATGGAAGTTGTCAATGAGCAGTTTAAGACGGAGAACCTCAGCACTATTATTAA ATCTGTGGAGAAACTAGAAATGTGTCTTGAAAACACAGCTTTGAATGAGACAACTTCAATCATTGTTGAGAGGCTTGTGGCTCACATATTCAGGGCCGACGGCCACTTTACAGGGCTTAATATATCTGCCAGCCAAGAACGG GTAACATCAGACAGTGACCATGTGGCCAACACTACCGTCAAGGTCCACCTGCCCAAAGAGCTCTTGAAAACCAACGAGAACAATACTATTATCTTCTGCATGATTACCTCACCAGAAAAATATGGG CAATTGGGGATTCTTGATGGCCGAATAGTAGGTCTGGCTGTAAGCAAGAAGACAGTGTTAGGTCTGCAGGACAAGGTCAACTTCTCCATGCCTCTACAGCGCCCCACGCTGGAAAGTCAG GCTGACAAACAACCATCTTGTCAATTCTTTAATTTTTCAACCAATC AGTTCTACCAGGATGGCTGCACCACCGAGTGGAAGAGAGACGAGGGCCGTGTGGTCTGCTCATGTGACCACCTCACATACTTTGCTGTGCTGATG gtgtctccctccatctctgaaAGCGATCGGGAGATCCTAAGCTACATCACTCTGATTGgctgcagtctgtctctgttCTTCCTGGTGGTCACAATCGTTCTGTACGCCACTCAAAG AGGTACAGGCACAGACATCTCCCTGAAGGTGCATATCAACCTGTCTGTGGCCCTGATCCTCCTCAACCTGCACTTCCTGCCCAGCCAGCAGGTAGCAGCATTATCCTCCTCTGGGCCATGTATCTATGTTGCTGTCCTTCTGCATTACTCTCTACTGGCCACCTTCACATGGACAGCAATCGAAGGCTTCCACCTTTACCTGTTGCTGGTCCGTGTCTTCAACATCTATGTCAGGAGATACCTGCTCAAACTGAGCCTGGTAGGATGGG GATTCCCTGCGGTCATTGTCATCGTGATTGCTATCATTGACAAAGACACATACAGCCGTGTGACTCTTCAACCCTCTAAGACCAATGGCACAGCTGTGGAGAT GTGTTACCTCTCTAATGATGTGATGAAGCTGGTGACCACGGTGGGTCTGTTTGCCCTGGTGTTTGTGTTTAACCTCGGTATGCTGGCTGTGACTATGAGGCGCCTCAAGTCTCTGCGCACTGAACAGACGTCAAGGGAGAAGGGTAGGGCCAGGAGGGACACCTGCACGGTGCTGGGCATCACCTGTCTGCTGGGCATCACCTGGGGCATCATCTTCTTCTCCTTCGGCCAGCTTACCACGCCTGGCCTCTACCTTTTCTGTGTCCTCAACTCTCTACAAG GTTTTTTCATCTTCCTCTGGTTTTGTGTGTTCAAATGGAAGACTGAGGACAGCCAACCTGGCAGTGACACTCACTATACCAATTCCAGATCTGCCTGA